The following proteins are co-located in the Streptomyces bottropensis ATCC 25435 genome:
- a CDS encoding glycoside hydrolase family 15 protein, whose translation MHPPIEDYALIGDHQTAALVNRQGSIDWLCLPRFDSAACFAALLGDQENGHWTIAPREGGTCTRRAYRHDSLVLDTEWETEEGAVRVTDLMPQRDRSPDVVRIVEGVSGRVTMRSTVRLRFDYGSAVPWMRRSDGHRVAVAGPDAVWLRSEPGVRSWSEDRATYAEFTVGPGEKVAFVLTWHPSHEPRPRLVDPYESLETSLHDWRAWAARCRYTGPHRDTVVRSLITLKALTYAPTGGIVAAATTSLPEEIGGVRNWDYRHCWLRDSTLTLGALLSCGYQEEAGAWRDWLLRAAAGDPADLQIMYGLAGERRIPEYDLHWLSGYEDSRPVRVGNDAVRQLQLDVYGEVIDSVFVSRRAGLPDKPDMWRMQCALMEYLRSAWRKPDEGLWEVRGPRRHFTHSKVMCWVAADRAVRTLEDDPTLTGGDLEGWRALRDEIHREVCDRAYDPERGTFTQSYGSRELDASLLLIPLMGFLPPDDPRVVGTVDAIRAELSHEGLVRRYGLDHRTAATTSVDGLPGGEGAFLVCSFWLADALHLTGRTAEARELFERLVGLVNDVGLLAEEYDPVAGRQLGNFPQAFSHVGLVGTALALFDGKEAG comes from the coding sequence GTGCACCCCCCCATCGAGGACTACGCGCTGATCGGCGACCACCAGACGGCCGCGCTGGTGAACCGCCAGGGTTCCATCGACTGGCTCTGCCTGCCCCGCTTCGACTCGGCCGCCTGCTTCGCCGCGCTGCTCGGCGACCAGGAGAACGGGCACTGGACGATCGCGCCCCGAGAAGGGGGGACGTGCACGCGGCGGGCGTACCGGCACGACTCGCTCGTCCTCGACACCGAGTGGGAGACCGAGGAGGGCGCGGTACGGGTCACCGACCTGATGCCGCAGCGCGACCGCTCCCCCGACGTCGTACGGATCGTGGAGGGTGTGTCCGGCCGGGTGACCATGCGCAGCACCGTGCGCCTGCGCTTCGACTACGGCTCGGCCGTGCCGTGGATGCGCAGGTCGGACGGTCACCGCGTGGCGGTCGCCGGCCCGGACGCGGTGTGGCTGCGCAGCGAACCCGGGGTGCGGTCGTGGAGCGAGGACCGCGCCACGTACGCGGAGTTCACGGTCGGACCGGGCGAGAAGGTCGCGTTCGTGCTGACCTGGCATCCCTCGCACGAGCCCCGGCCCCGCCTCGTCGACCCGTACGAGTCGCTGGAGACGAGCCTGCACGACTGGCGGGCCTGGGCGGCGCGCTGCCGGTACACCGGCCCGCACCGGGACACCGTGGTCCGCTCCCTGATCACCCTCAAGGCGCTCACCTACGCCCCGACCGGCGGGATCGTCGCGGCCGCCACCACCTCCCTGCCCGAGGAGATCGGCGGCGTCCGCAACTGGGACTACCGCCACTGCTGGCTGCGCGACTCCACCCTCACCCTCGGCGCGCTGCTGTCCTGCGGCTACCAGGAGGAGGCAGGGGCCTGGCGCGACTGGCTGCTCCGCGCGGCCGCGGGCGACCCGGCCGACCTGCAGATCATGTACGGCCTGGCCGGTGAGCGCCGCATCCCCGAGTACGACCTGCACTGGCTGTCCGGTTACGAGGACTCGCGCCCGGTCCGGGTCGGCAACGACGCCGTACGGCAGCTGCAGCTGGACGTGTACGGCGAGGTCATCGACTCCGTGTTCGTGTCACGGCGTGCGGGCCTGCCCGACAAGCCCGACATGTGGCGGATGCAGTGCGCGCTGATGGAGTACCTGCGCTCGGCCTGGCGCAAGCCGGACGAGGGGCTGTGGGAGGTGCGCGGGCCGCGCCGTCACTTCACGCACTCCAAGGTGATGTGCTGGGTGGCCGCCGACCGGGCCGTGCGCACCCTGGAGGACGACCCGACGCTGACCGGCGGCGACCTCGAAGGATGGCGGGCCCTGCGCGACGAGATCCACCGCGAGGTCTGCGACCGGGCCTACGACCCCGAGCGGGGCACCTTCACCCAGTCCTACGGCTCCCGCGAACTCGACGCCTCGCTGCTGCTCATCCCCCTCATGGGCTTCCTGCCGCCGGACGACCCCCGGGTCGTCGGCACCGTCGACGCGATCCGCGCGGAGCTGAGCCACGAAGGGCTGGTCCGCCGCTACGGCCTGGACCACCGCACGGCCGCGACCACCTCCGTCGACGGCCTGCCGGGCGGCGAGGGCGCGTTCCTCGTCTGTTCGTTCTGGCTGGCGGACGCACTGCATCTGACGGGCCGCACGGCCGAGGCGCGCGAGCTGTTCGAACGGCTCGTGGGGCTGGTCAACGACGTGGGGCTGCTGGCGGAGGAGTACGACCCCGTCGCGGGCCGGCAGCTCGGGAACTTCCCCCAGGCGTTCAGCCACGTCGGTCTCGTGGGCACCGCCCTCGCCCTCTTCGACGGGAAGGAGGCAGGATAG
- a CDS encoding SigE family RNA polymerase sigma factor, with protein MRRRQHLRVPVPPAVSGPVTAAGPRSPVPAPAAAEPLIPQPGLVPNQAMPPGALGDPADVEREAGVARLFELHYSSMLRLAVLLGADDPENVVAEAYYQIYRKWRRLRDAEAAEAYLRSTVCNLTRMRIRHLQVARRHVETPAAEEPVASAESTALLHDDQRVLIGALQHLPARQREALVLRHWLGLKESEIAAAMGISCGSVKTHTARGLAALTQAMEARR; from the coding sequence GTGAGACGCAGACAGCACCTACGTGTGCCGGTGCCCCCGGCCGTTTCCGGACCCGTGACCGCCGCCGGGCCCCGGAGCCCGGTGCCGGCCCCGGCCGCCGCCGAACCCCTGATACCGCAGCCGGGCCTGGTCCCGAACCAGGCCATGCCGCCGGGCGCCCTCGGTGATCCCGCCGACGTGGAGCGCGAGGCCGGCGTCGCCCGGCTGTTCGAGCTGCACTACTCCTCGATGCTGCGGCTCGCGGTGCTGCTGGGCGCCGACGACCCCGAGAACGTGGTGGCCGAGGCGTACTACCAGATCTACCGCAAGTGGCGGCGCCTCAGGGACGCCGAGGCGGCGGAGGCGTATCTGCGGTCCACGGTCTGCAATCTGACCCGGATGCGGATACGGCACCTCCAGGTCGCCCGCAGACATGTCGAGACGCCCGCGGCCGAGGAGCCGGTCGCCTCCGCCGAGAGCACCGCGCTGCTCCACGACGACCAGCGGGTGCTGATCGGCGCGCTCCAGCACCTGCCCGCCCGGCAGCGGGAGGCGCTCGTGCTGCGCCACTGGCTGGGGCTGAAGGAGAGCGAGATCGCGGCCGCGATGGGGATCTCCTGCGGCTCGGTCAAGACCCACACCGCACGCGGCCTCGCCGCCCTGACCCAGGCGATGGAGGCCCGGCGATGA
- a CDS encoding YbdD/YjiX family protein encodes MTARHWVRTVRWYLRELTGEAEYDRYCDRHRRHHPKAPLPTRREYDALRTRHREENPEGRCC; translated from the coding sequence GTGACCGCCCGCCACTGGGTACGAACCGTCCGCTGGTACCTGCGGGAACTGACCGGAGAAGCGGAGTACGACCGCTACTGCGACCGCCACCGCCGTCACCACCCGAAGGCCCCGCTCCCGACCCGGCGGGAGTACGACGCCCTGCGCACCCGGCACCGGGAGGAGAACCCGGAGGGCCGCTGCTGCTGA
- a CDS encoding SURF1 family protein: protein MYRFLLSRQWVILTLLSLVLIPTMVRLGIWQMHRYEERSARNQLVADALAAKPVPVERLTSPGHTVTSAERYRTVTAKGRFDTDDEVVVRRRVNADDEVGFHVLTPFVLDDGKVLLVNRGWIPADGPSQTAFPKIPAPASGEITVTGRLMPDETTEASGIKDLQGLPDRQIMLIDSEREADRLGVRVLGGYLAQTAPEPKGDAPEQLGSPGDENAALNYAYALQWWLFALGVPIGFVILVRRELRDRAEAATAAAQEERETASAPA from the coding sequence GTGTACCGCTTCCTGTTGTCCCGGCAGTGGGTGATCCTCACGCTGCTCTCGCTCGTCCTGATCCCGACCATGGTCAGGCTGGGTATTTGGCAGATGCATCGCTACGAGGAGCGCAGCGCCCGGAATCAGCTCGTCGCCGACGCGCTGGCCGCGAAGCCGGTGCCCGTGGAGCGGCTGACCTCCCCCGGGCACACCGTCACCAGCGCCGAGCGCTACCGCACGGTGACCGCGAAGGGCCGCTTCGACACCGACGACGAGGTCGTCGTCCGCCGCCGCGTCAACGCCGACGACGAGGTCGGCTTCCACGTCCTGACCCCGTTCGTGCTCGACGACGGCAAGGTGCTGCTCGTCAACCGGGGCTGGATCCCGGCCGACGGACCGAGCCAGACCGCGTTCCCGAAGATCCCCGCCCCGGCCTCCGGTGAGATCACCGTCACGGGACGGCTGATGCCGGACGAGACGACCGAGGCGAGCGGCATCAAGGATCTCCAGGGTCTGCCGGACCGGCAGATCATGCTGATCGACAGCGAGCGGGAGGCGGACCGCCTCGGCGTCCGGGTGCTCGGCGGCTACCTCGCGCAGACGGCGCCCGAGCCGAAGGGCGACGCCCCGGAGCAGCTCGGCAGTCCCGGTGACGAGAACGCCGCGCTGAACTACGCCTACGCCCTGCAGTGGTGGCTCTTCGCCCTCGGTGTCCCGATCGGCTTCGTCATCCTCGTCCGCCGGGAGCTTCGCGACCGTGCGGAGGCCGCGACCGCCGCGGCGCAGGAGGAAAGGGAGACGGCGTCCGCTCCGGCGTAG
- a CDS encoding DEDDh family exonuclease, with the protein MLEDHTTAASQAPWPAAYPQGYAVVDVETTGLSRDDRIISAAVYRLDAWGEVEDHWYTLVNPERDPGPVWIHGLTSDVLEGAPLFREIAQEFSSRLADRVLVAHNAVFDWSMIAREYARAETEAPVRQRLCTIALSKELGLPLPNHKLESLAAHFGVVQQRAHHALDDARVLAEAFRPSLRVAAAGNVRLPLHECRPLTEWRGSPAAPRIGQQAGPGGHGSYRPTSWRPARKRPACPHPNPGRYEDGKPLKQGMRVAFSGDTSIERDLLEDRAIEAGLHVATSLSRVTSLLVTNDPDSNTSKVVKARQYGTPVVDEAAFGQLLRDVEPADG; encoded by the coding sequence ATGCTCGAAGACCACACGACCGCAGCGTCGCAGGCGCCTTGGCCGGCCGCGTACCCACAGGGGTACGCGGTCGTCGACGTGGAGACGACCGGACTGTCCCGGGACGACCGGATAATCTCCGCGGCCGTGTACAGACTGGACGCGTGGGGCGAGGTCGAGGACCACTGGTACACGCTGGTGAATCCGGAGCGGGACCCGGGACCGGTGTGGATCCACGGGCTGACCAGTGACGTGCTCGAAGGGGCGCCGCTCTTCCGGGAGATCGCGCAGGAGTTCTCGTCGCGGCTCGCCGACCGGGTACTCGTCGCGCACAACGCGGTGTTCGACTGGTCGATGATCGCCCGCGAGTACGCGCGCGCGGAGACCGAGGCACCCGTGCGGCAGCGGCTGTGCACGATCGCGCTGTCGAAGGAGCTGGGCCTGCCGTTGCCCAACCACAAACTGGAGTCGCTGGCGGCGCACTTCGGGGTGGTCCAGCAGCGGGCGCACCACGCCCTGGACGACGCGCGGGTGCTGGCGGAGGCGTTCCGGCCGAGCCTGCGGGTCGCCGCCGCGGGCAACGTACGGCTCCCGCTGCACGAGTGCCGGCCGCTGACCGAGTGGCGGGGGAGCCCCGCCGCGCCCCGGATCGGACAGCAGGCGGGCCCCGGCGGCCACGGCAGCTACCGGCCCACCAGTTGGCGGCCCGCACGGAAGCGGCCCGCCTGCCCCCACCCCAACCCCGGGCGTTACGAAGACGGCAAACCGCTCAAGCAGGGCATGCGGGTCGCCTTCTCCGGGGACACGTCGATCGAACGCGATCTGCTGGAGGACCGCGCGATCGAGGCCGGGCTGCACGTGGCGACCAGCCTGTCCCGGGTGACCAGCCTGCTCGTCACCAACGATCCGGACTCGAACACGTCGAAGGTCGTCAAGGCCCGGCAGTACGGGACACCGGTCGTGGACGAGGCGGCGTTCGGACAGCTGCTGCGTGATGTCGAGCCCGCCGACGGGTGA
- a CDS encoding sterol desaturase family protein, translating to MPNLPDVVLWSIPAFVLLTVIEVISVRIHPDDDAAGYETKDAATSVGMGLGSLAFDFLWKIPIVAIYTAVHELTPLRVPVLWWTIPLMLLAQDFFYYWSHRGHHVIRILWACHVVHHSSRRFNLTTALRQPWTTLTVWPFYVPLVALGVHPAALAFCSSANLVYQFWIHTERIGKLPRAFEFVFNTPSHHRVHHASQGGYLDRNFGGILIVWDRLFGSFVEETERPVYGLTKNIGTFNPLRVATHEYVSIARDLKRASGWGERAGRVFRGPGWQPAQPPERAAAAEQDAAAGRGAAAVEETVA from the coding sequence ATGCCGAACCTGCCCGATGTCGTGCTGTGGTCGATACCCGCCTTCGTGCTGCTCACCGTGATCGAGGTGATCAGTGTCCGGATCCATCCGGACGACGATGCCGCCGGGTACGAGACGAAGGACGCCGCGACCAGTGTCGGCATGGGACTCGGGAGCCTCGCCTTCGACTTCCTCTGGAAGATCCCGATCGTCGCGATCTACACGGCCGTCCACGAGTTGACCCCGCTGCGCGTCCCCGTCCTGTGGTGGACGATCCCGCTGATGCTGCTCGCGCAGGACTTCTTCTATTACTGGTCGCACCGCGGCCACCATGTGATCCGGATCCTCTGGGCCTGTCACGTGGTCCACCACTCCAGCCGCAGGTTCAACCTGACCACCGCCCTGCGGCAGCCCTGGACGACGCTGACCGTCTGGCCCTTCTACGTCCCGCTCGTCGCCCTCGGCGTGCACCCGGCCGCGCTCGCCTTCTGCTCCTCCGCCAACCTCGTCTACCAGTTCTGGATCCACACCGAGCGGATCGGGAAGCTGCCCCGCGCGTTCGAGTTCGTGTTCAACACGCCCTCGCACCACCGGGTCCACCACGCCTCCCAGGGCGGTTACCTGGACCGTAACTTCGGCGGCATCCTCATCGTCTGGGACCGGCTCTTCGGGTCCTTCGTGGAGGAGACCGAGCGGCCGGTGTATGGGCTGACGAAGAACATCGGCACGTTCAACCCGCTGCGGGTCGCCACCCACGAGTACGTCTCCATCGCCAGGGACCTGAAGCGGGCGAGCGGTTGGGGCGAGCGGGCGGGCCGGGTCTTCCGCGGGCCCGGTTGGCAGCCCGCACAGCCGCCCGAGCGCGCCGCGGCGGCCGAGCAGGACGCGGCGGCCGGCCGGGGCGCGGCCGCCGTCGAGGAGACCGTCGCGTGA
- a CDS encoding sodium:solute symporter family protein gives MADAAMTATFLAVIGGASLLAVTARRLRPTDRLPSLESWALADRSLGPVWTWLLLGGTIFTAYTFTAVPGLAYGNGAPAFFAVPYTVIVCPLAFVLLTRLWEVARRHGYVTAGDFVRGRYGSAPLALVVALTGILATMPYLALQLLGIRAVLTAGGVYPKGAAGDLVMVALFAGLAVATYRHGLRAPAVISALKAVAVFVSLTAVCWLVLERFGGPGAVFEGAARRLGGTGVEGSALLLAPEQQPAYATLALGSALALLMYPHVLTAGFAADGPRTVRKVAVALPAWTGLLALFGFLGIAALASGVRAPEGGAEAAVPMLVDRLMPAPLAGLVFGAITVGALVPAAVMSIAAATGFVRNVYVEYFQPTATPKRQVRIAKAVSLTAKVGAVAFVFGLRDQDAINLQLLGGVWILQIFPAVAVGLFTGRLHPRALLAGWGVGMATGTFLVVREGFSSIVLLGGGSLEIYAGLLALLLNLTVAVVGTAVLERLGVPRGADATDLPSRLTVRRRPETGANNP, from the coding sequence ATGGCGGACGCTGCCATGACCGCGACGTTCCTCGCCGTGATCGGCGGAGCGTCGCTGCTCGCCGTCACCGCGCGCCGGCTGCGCCCCACCGACCGGCTGCCCTCGCTGGAGAGCTGGGCGCTGGCCGACCGTAGCCTCGGCCCGGTGTGGACCTGGCTGCTGCTGGGCGGCACGATCTTCACCGCGTACACCTTCACCGCCGTGCCCGGCCTCGCGTACGGCAACGGGGCGCCCGCCTTCTTCGCGGTGCCGTACACGGTGATCGTCTGCCCGCTGGCCTTCGTCCTGCTGACCCGGCTGTGGGAGGTGGCCCGGCGGCACGGCTATGTGACGGCCGGGGACTTCGTGCGCGGGCGGTACGGTTCGGCGCCGCTCGCCCTGGTGGTGGCGCTGACCGGGATCCTCGCGACGATGCCCTATCTGGCGTTGCAGCTGCTCGGCATCAGGGCCGTGCTGACGGCCGGGGGCGTCTATCCGAAGGGCGCGGCCGGTGACCTCGTCATGGTCGCGCTGTTCGCGGGGCTCGCGGTGGCGACGTACCGGCACGGGCTGCGGGCCCCCGCCGTGATCTCGGCGCTGAAGGCGGTGGCCGTCTTCGTGTCGCTGACCGCCGTGTGCTGGCTGGTGCTGGAACGGTTCGGCGGTCCGGGCGCGGTCTTCGAGGGGGCGGCGCGGCGGCTCGGCGGCACCGGTGTCGAGGGGTCCGCCCTCCTGCTGGCCCCCGAACAGCAGCCCGCCTACGCCACCCTCGCGCTCGGCTCGGCGCTGGCCCTGCTGATGTACCCGCACGTCCTCACCGCCGGGTTCGCCGCCGACGGGCCGCGCACGGTCCGCAAGGTCGCGGTGGCGCTGCCCGCCTGGACGGGGCTGCTGGCCCTCTTCGGCTTCCTCGGGATCGCGGCGCTCGCGTCCGGGGTGCGGGCACCCGAGGGCGGCGCGGAGGCGGCCGTGCCGATGCTGGTGGACCGGCTGATGCCGGCACCGCTGGCCGGACTGGTGTTCGGCGCGATCACCGTGGGCGCGCTGGTCCCGGCGGCGGTGATGTCGATCGCGGCCGCCACCGGCTTCGTCCGCAACGTGTACGTCGAGTACTTCCAGCCCACCGCCACACCCAAGCGCCAGGTGCGCATCGCCAAAGCGGTGTCGCTGACCGCGAAGGTGGGGGCGGTGGCGTTCGTGTTCGGACTGCGCGACCAGGACGCCATCAACCTCCAGCTCCTCGGCGGGGTGTGGATCCTGCAGATCTTCCCGGCGGTGGCGGTCGGCCTCTTCACGGGGCGGCTGCACCCCCGGGCCCTGCTCGCCGGATGGGGCGTGGGCATGGCGACCGGCACGTTCCTGGTGGTGCGCGAGGGGTTCTCGTCCATCGTGCTCCTGGGCGGCGGCTCGCTGGAGATCTACGCCGGCCTGCTCGCGCTCCTGCTCAATCTGACCGTCGCCGTCGTCGGCACCGCGGTCCTCGAACGGCTCGGTGTCCCGCGCGGCGCCGACGCGACCGACCTACCGTCCCGCCTGACCGTCAGGCGGCGCCCCGAGACGGGAGCGAACAACCCGTGA
- a CDS encoding lysoplasmalogenase has protein sequence MRRPDGATALLVAFGTAAVVDLGALALGLTPGHTVAKPLLMPLLAAYAYTRGAPRPLLAALLFGWGGDVLLLSDAEPAFLAGMASFAAGHVCYLVLFGRSDRPRRSGRPSRLAYAVGYGLALVAAVASLWPGLPADLRLPVAGYSALLTTMAWAATRLGLLAGLGGALFVVSDMLIATGVADWPQPPRPDLWIMLTYLAAQYLLVRGALGSPGDRHPATPEYDTANPL, from the coding sequence GTGAGACGACCGGACGGGGCGACCGCCCTCCTCGTCGCCTTCGGGACCGCCGCCGTGGTCGACCTCGGTGCCCTCGCCCTCGGCCTCACCCCCGGGCACACCGTCGCCAAGCCCCTGCTGATGCCGTTGCTCGCGGCGTACGCGTACACGCGCGGTGCGCCCCGACCGCTGCTCGCGGCCCTGCTGTTCGGCTGGGGCGGCGATGTCCTGCTCCTCTCCGACGCCGAACCGGCCTTCCTCGCGGGGATGGCCTCCTTCGCCGCGGGCCACGTCTGCTATCTCGTCCTGTTCGGGAGGTCAGACCGGCCCAGGAGGTCCGGCCGGCCCAGCCGACTCGCGTACGCCGTCGGGTACGGCCTCGCCCTGGTCGCCGCCGTCGCGAGTCTGTGGCCCGGTCTGCCGGCGGACCTGCGGCTCCCCGTCGCCGGTTACAGCGCCCTGCTGACCACGATGGCGTGGGCCGCCACACGGCTCGGGCTCCTCGCGGGGCTCGGCGGCGCGCTCTTCGTGGTGTCGGACATGCTCATCGCGACCGGCGTGGCCGACTGGCCGCAGCCGCCCCGCCCCGACCTGTGGATCATGCTCACCTATCTGGCGGCCCAGTACCTGCTGGTCCGTGGCGCCCTCGGCAGCCCCGGCGACCGGCACCCGGCCACCCCGGAGTACGACACGGCGAACCCGCTCTGA
- a CDS encoding DUF3311 domain-containing protein, whose protein sequence is MEPHTHQRLRHVATAVLLLAPAAGLLWVPWYAGAEPRLAGTPFFYWYQLAWVPGCGLCLLAAYALTDRRRPRGQRSDGQHSERHP, encoded by the coding sequence ATGGAACCCCACACTCACCAGCGGCTACGGCACGTCGCGACCGCCGTCCTGCTTCTCGCCCCGGCCGCCGGACTGCTGTGGGTGCCCTGGTACGCCGGCGCGGAGCCCCGGCTCGCGGGCACACCGTTCTTCTACTGGTACCAGCTCGCCTGGGTCCCGGGATGCGGCCTGTGCCTGCTCGCCGCGTACGCGCTGACCGACCGCCGTCGTCCGCGAGGACAGCGCTCGGACGGACAGCACTCCGAGCGACATCCCTGA
- a CDS encoding carbon starvation CstA family protein: MSTSAMPESGPETPEKSRMSPRSIALWISVALVGAIGWAVLALSRGEEISAVWLLMAALGSYAIGYRFYSRFIARRVLRLDDTRATPAERLEDGVDYHPTDKRVLFGHHFAAIAGAGPLVGPVLAAQMGYLPGTIWIIAGVIFAGAVQDMIVLFLSMRRDGKSLGQMARDEIGKVGGAAALIGVFAIMIILLAVLAMVVVNALAESAWGTFSVTMTIPIALFMGFYLRYLRPGRVVETSFIGVALLLLAILGGGWIQDSSLAEYFVWSPETLVFCLVGYGFVASVLPVWMLLAPRDYLSTFMKVGTIALMAVGVVIAAPNLRAEPVTEFAHTGAGPVFAGSLFPFLFITIACGALSGFHALVSSGTTPKLIQKESQVRMIGYGSMLTESFVAVMALIAACVLEPGLFYAMNSPAALLGPTVDTAAEAVKNLGFTITPEQLTAAAKAVEEETLVGRSGGAPTLAVGMSEIFAGVFGGAGMKAFWYHFAIMFEALFILTTVDAGTRVGRFMLQDMLGNVWKPIGRVTWKPGIWITSAIVVGAWGYFLYAGVTDPLGGIKQLFPLFGIANQLLAAVALAVTTTVLIKTGKLRWAWVTGIPLAWDVAVTFTAGWQKIFSDNPAIGFFALRDKYAAAIDKGDLLPGATNMDDMHTIVTNNTVDGVIMAIFLILVLTVLVNCAVVCVRAVRSPVPLPSTEAPYVESRIGAENPEKQLVGARR, from the coding sequence ATGTCCACCTCAGCCATGCCCGAATCCGGTCCCGAGACCCCGGAGAAATCCCGTATGTCGCCCAGATCGATCGCCCTGTGGATATCCGTGGCCCTCGTCGGCGCCATCGGCTGGGCCGTGCTCGCGCTGTCCCGGGGCGAGGAGATCTCGGCGGTCTGGCTGCTCATGGCGGCCCTCGGTTCGTACGCGATCGGCTACCGCTTCTACTCGCGGTTCATCGCCCGCCGGGTCCTGCGGCTCGACGACACCCGCGCCACGCCGGCCGAACGCCTGGAGGACGGTGTCGACTACCACCCCACCGACAAGCGGGTGCTGTTCGGCCACCACTTCGCGGCCATCGCGGGCGCAGGCCCGCTCGTCGGACCGGTGCTGGCGGCCCAGATGGGCTATCTGCCGGGGACGATCTGGATCATCGCGGGTGTGATCTTCGCAGGTGCGGTGCAGGACATGATCGTCCTGTTCCTCTCCATGCGACGGGACGGCAAGAGCCTCGGCCAGATGGCCCGGGACGAGATCGGCAAGGTCGGCGGGGCCGCCGCGCTGATCGGCGTCTTCGCCATCATGATCATCCTGCTCGCGGTCCTCGCGATGGTCGTCGTCAACGCCCTCGCCGAGTCCGCCTGGGGCACCTTCTCGGTCACCATGACCATCCCGATCGCCCTCTTCATGGGCTTCTACCTGCGTTATCTGCGCCCCGGCCGGGTCGTGGAGACCAGCTTCATCGGCGTCGCCCTGCTGCTGCTCGCCATCCTCGGCGGCGGCTGGATCCAGGACTCCTCGCTCGCCGAGTACTTCGTCTGGAGCCCCGAGACCCTGGTCTTCTGCCTGGTCGGCTACGGCTTCGTCGCCTCCGTGCTCCCCGTGTGGATGCTGCTGGCCCCGCGCGACTACCTCTCCACCTTCATGAAGGTCGGCACCATCGCCCTGATGGCCGTCGGTGTCGTCATCGCCGCCCCGAACCTCCGCGCCGAGCCGGTCACCGAGTTCGCCCACACCGGCGCCGGACCGGTCTTCGCCGGTTCCCTCTTCCCGTTCCTCTTCATCACCATCGCCTGCGGCGCCCTGTCCGGCTTCCACGCCCTGGTCTCCTCCGGCACCACGCCGAAGCTGATCCAGAAGGAGTCGCAGGTCCGGATGATCGGCTACGGCTCCATGCTCACGGAGTCCTTCGTCGCCGTCATGGCCCTCATCGCCGCATGCGTCCTCGAACCCGGCCTCTTCTACGCCATGAACTCCCCGGCCGCGCTGCTCGGCCCGACCGTCGACACCGCCGCCGAGGCGGTCAAGAACCTCGGCTTCACCATCACCCCGGAACAGCTCACCGCGGCGGCCAAGGCGGTCGAGGAGGAGACCCTCGTCGGCCGCTCCGGCGGCGCGCCCACCCTGGCCGTCGGCATGTCGGAGATCTTCGCCGGGGTCTTCGGCGGCGCCGGGATGAAGGCCTTCTGGTACCACTTCGCGATCATGTTCGAGGCCCTGTTCATCCTCACCACGGTCGACGCCGGCACCCGTGTGGGCCGCTTCATGCTGCAGGACATGCTCGGCAACGTCTGGAAGCCGATCGGCCGCGTCACCTGGAAGCCGGGCATCTGGATCACCAGCGCCATCGTCGTCGGCGCCTGGGGCTACTTCCTGTACGCCGGTGTCACCGACCCCCTGGGCGGCATCAAGCAGCTGTTCCCGCTGTTCGGCATCGCCAACCAGCTGCTTGCCGCGGTCGCCCTCGCCGTCACCACCACCGTGCTCATCAAGACCGGCAAACTGCGCTGGGCCTGGGTCACCGGCATCCCGCTGGCCTGGGACGTGGCCGTCACCTTCACCGCCGGCTGGCAGAAGATCTTCTCGGACAACCCGGCGATCGGCTTCTTCGCCCTGCGGGACAAGTACGCGGCCGCCATCGACAAGGGCGACCTCCTGCCCGGCGCCACGAACATGGACGACATGCACACGATCGTCACCAACAACACGGTCGACGGCGTGATCATGGCGATCTTCCTGATCCTGGTCCTCACGGTCCTGGTCAACTGCGCCGTGGTGTGCGTCCGCGCCGTACGCTCCCCGGTCCCGCTGCCGTCGACCGAGGCTCCGTACGTCGAGTCGCGCATCGGCGCGGAGAACCCCGAGAAGCAACTGGTGGGGGCCCGCCGGTGA